Proteins from a genomic interval of Criblamydia sequanensis CRIB-18:
- a CDS encoding valine--tRNA ligase, with protein MSTPNENTEDLPKTYEAKSIESKWLEFWENHHLFKVDPLSKKPPYTICLPPPNVTGALHMGHALGITLQDILIRWKRMLGFEALYIPGTDHAGIATQTTVERHLIKTQGKTRKDFSREEFLKYVWEWKVQNEDRITKQLKKMGASSDFSNMRFTMDDTCSKAVKTIFKRLYDQGLIYQGDYLVNWDPVTQTALADDEVEYEDKESYLWHFKYPLSDGTGFAKVATTRPETMLGDTAVAVSPKDPRYKSWVGKTVILPLMEREIPIIADRRVDPEFGTGMVKVTPAHDPNDYETGLEHKLPFINIMTPDGRINENGGSFQGLTMLEARDAVVKEMEKKGFLEKIEPHNLRVGVSYRSKAIIEPYLSKQWFVKMESFGKKLKSLVESGKFQIIPDNWENTYFHWIDNLRDWCISRQLWWGHRIPVWYHKDNPEIRICYDGEGLPEEVRKDPDNWKQDEDVLDTWFSSALWPFSTLGWPEKTDLLKKFYPNQVLVTGHDILFFWVARMLVMGEFVFDKEPFPETFLHGLIYGKSYWRKNKDGGILYVTPEERIQYDLGKPLPKDVESKWEKMSKTKGNVIDPLEISDQYGVDALRMALASSQPQQREIDLDRRRFEEFKNFANKVWNGARFVFINIESLSLDEFQKGLDEKFLSLEDHWIISSLAKTVYEVNDSLKNYAFDKAATLAYDFYWQEFCSYYVEIVKPVLFGKAGTDGERANKKKLLVIILLQSIRLLHPMIPFITEELFQRIKTLFGNAKSESSDPYTKDAIRALSSLSISQAPYPEVLRETDLDLEINSMFDLIGKVVYTIRNLRGEMKIPPQMATEVMISGPKEDPIIAIIKKHEKIITALVRVSKIEVKNESEIPLSSSALVDSVKISLPIPKEMINEEIQRLIKEENRLKFHLERVSKQLSNENYIAKAPPSIVSQQKENLLQTESELKDLEAKLISFKKLIDSGSR; from the coding sequence ATGAGTACCCCTAACGAAAATACAGAGGATCTTCCAAAAACCTATGAAGCTAAATCGATTGAAAGTAAATGGCTTGAATTTTGGGAAAACCATCATCTTTTTAAGGTCGATCCTCTGTCAAAAAAACCCCCCTATACCATTTGTTTGCCCCCTCCTAATGTAACTGGAGCGCTTCACATGGGTCATGCCCTTGGAATTACCCTTCAGGACATCTTAATCCGCTGGAAAAGAATGCTGGGCTTTGAAGCTTTATATATTCCTGGAACCGACCACGCAGGGATCGCTACCCAAACTACCGTAGAAAGGCATCTCATCAAAACGCAAGGGAAGACAAGAAAAGATTTTTCTCGCGAGGAATTTCTAAAATATGTTTGGGAATGGAAAGTTCAAAATGAAGATAGGATTACAAAGCAGTTAAAAAAAATGGGCGCTTCTTCTGATTTTTCAAATATGCGCTTTACAATGGATGATACTTGCTCGAAAGCTGTGAAAACTATTTTTAAAAGGCTTTATGACCAAGGTTTGATTTATCAGGGAGACTACCTTGTCAATTGGGATCCGGTGACGCAAACCGCCTTAGCAGATGATGAGGTTGAATATGAAGATAAAGAGTCTTATCTTTGGCATTTCAAATACCCATTAAGCGATGGGACAGGTTTTGCAAAAGTGGCTACCACAAGACCTGAAACCATGCTAGGAGATACAGCAGTCGCCGTTTCCCCAAAGGATCCACGCTATAAAAGCTGGGTTGGCAAGACCGTTATTCTTCCCCTTATGGAAAGAGAAATTCCAATCATTGCCGATAGACGTGTGGATCCTGAATTTGGAACAGGCATGGTAAAGGTAACCCCCGCCCATGACCCTAATGACTATGAGACGGGGCTTGAACACAAGCTTCCCTTTATCAACATTATGACACCCGATGGCAGGATCAATGAAAATGGAGGATCTTTCCAAGGTTTGACTATGCTTGAAGCAAGAGATGCCGTAGTTAAAGAAATGGAAAAAAAAGGCTTTCTTGAAAAAATAGAGCCTCATAACCTGCGTGTCGGCGTATCTTACCGCTCAAAAGCTATTATCGAGCCCTATCTTTCCAAACAATGGTTTGTTAAAATGGAAAGTTTTGGAAAAAAACTTAAAAGTCTTGTCGAGAGCGGTAAATTTCAGATTATTCCTGACAATTGGGAAAACACCTACTTTCATTGGATTGATAACCTAAGGGATTGGTGCATCAGCCGTCAGCTATGGTGGGGCCATCGCATCCCTGTTTGGTATCATAAGGATAATCCTGAAATAAGAATTTGCTATGACGGCGAAGGTTTACCTGAGGAGGTCAGAAAAGATCCCGATAACTGGAAGCAAGACGAAGATGTGCTTGATACCTGGTTTTCCTCGGCTCTTTGGCCCTTTTCAACTCTTGGATGGCCTGAGAAGACAGATCTTTTAAAAAAATTCTATCCTAATCAAGTGCTTGTGACCGGCCATGATATTTTGTTTTTCTGGGTGGCAAGGATGCTTGTAATGGGAGAATTTGTTTTTGACAAAGAACCTTTTCCGGAGACTTTCTTGCATGGCTTGATTTACGGCAAATCCTATTGGCGAAAAAACAAGGACGGCGGGATTCTTTATGTTACCCCTGAGGAGCGAATTCAATATGACCTTGGCAAACCCCTTCCTAAAGATGTCGAAAGTAAATGGGAGAAGATGTCTAAAACGAAGGGCAATGTGATCGACCCCCTTGAAATTTCCGATCAATACGGGGTGGATGCTTTAAGAATGGCTCTAGCTTCTTCTCAACCTCAGCAAAGAGAAATTGATCTTGATAGAAGAAGATTTGAAGAATTTAAAAACTTTGCCAATAAGGTCTGGAATGGCGCCCGTTTCGTATTTATCAATATCGAGAGTTTATCTCTTGATGAATTCCAAAAGGGATTGGATGAAAAGTTTCTTTCCTTAGAGGATCATTGGATTATTTCATCTCTTGCCAAAACTGTTTATGAAGTGAATGATAGCTTAAAAAACTACGCTTTTGATAAAGCTGCAACCCTTGCCTACGATTTTTACTGGCAAGAATTTTGCTCTTATTATGTCGAAATTGTAAAGCCGGTCCTTTTTGGTAAAGCCGGAACCGATGGGGAGAGGGCTAACAAGAAAAAACTTCTAGTTATTATCCTTTTGCAGTCGATTCGTCTTTTACATCCTATGATTCCATTTATAACAGAGGAATTATTCCAGCGTATAAAAACCCTTTTCGGAAATGCGAAATCAGAAAGCTCTGATCCTTATACCAAAGATGCCATCCGAGCTTTAAGTTCGCTATCTATATCGCAAGCGCCCTATCCTGAGGTCCTCCGTGAAACGGATCTTGATCTAGAGATCAATTCGATGTTTGATCTGATTGGAAAAGTGGTTTATACCATTCGAAACTTGCGTGGAGAGATGAAAATCCCGCCCCAAATGGCAACAGAAGTTATGATAAGCGGTCCAAAAGAGGATCCAATAATTGCGATAATCAAAAAACATGAGAAAATCATCACTGCCCTTGTTCGGGTCTCCAAGATTGAAGTTAAGAATGAAAGTGAAATTCCCCTCTCATCATCAGCTCTTGTGGATTCAGTAAAGATATCACTGCCGATACCAAAAGAGATGATAAATGAAGAAATCCAAAGGCTCATTAAAGAAGAAAACCGTCTTAAGTTTCATTTGGAAAGAGTCTCAAAACAGCTTTCAAACGAGAATTATATTGCGAAAGCTCCTCCTAGCATTGTTTCTCAGCAAAAAGAAAACCTTTTGCAAACAGAGAGCGAGCTTAAGGATTTAGAAGCTAAGCTTATTTCTTTTAAGAAATTAATAGATTCCGGTTCCCGCTAA
- a CDS encoding TrmH family RNA methyltransferase — translation MEIPKKFQDLLSLYRNETIIRLLSEWTSPNRLEKIDQVLDARLHGLQVAIESPSDLHNASASTRSCEAFGVYQVHVISSEVKKTSGKSASQGAWKWTFVHKHKNTQDFISEMKRQGVLLAGASLKGKLSLEKIPVDKPLCLLFGNEDRGLSEEALSSCEYEFTIPMQGMMESLNLSVAVGISVYETAKRMRPLQAGEALDANTLKAIYLIQAIGIEKAKLLLKRGLA, via the coding sequence ATGGAAATACCTAAAAAATTTCAAGATTTGCTGTCGCTTTATAGAAATGAAACCATCATTCGTTTGCTTTCTGAGTGGACATCGCCAAATCGGCTTGAGAAAATAGATCAGGTTTTAGACGCTAGGCTGCATGGTTTGCAAGTGGCCATTGAATCGCCAAGCGATTTACATAATGCATCAGCTTCCACAAGATCTTGTGAAGCTTTTGGGGTTTATCAGGTGCATGTTATTTCCAGTGAAGTTAAAAAAACTTCAGGGAAAAGCGCCTCCCAAGGGGCATGGAAATGGACTTTTGTTCATAAGCATAAAAATACACAGGATTTTATTTCTGAAATGAAAAGACAGGGAGTCTTATTAGCGGGAGCTTCCTTAAAAGGCAAACTTAGTTTAGAAAAAATCCCGGTTGATAAGCCTCTTTGTTTACTCTTTGGCAATGAGGACCGAGGTCTAAGCGAGGAAGCGTTATCCTCATGCGAATATGAATTTACAATTCCAATGCAAGGGATGATGGAAAGCTTAAATTTATCAGTAGCGGTTGGAATTAGCGTTTATGAAACAGCAAAGCGTATGCGCCCTTTGCAAGCTGGAGAAGCATTAGATGCAAATACATTAAAGGCTATCTATTTGATTCAAGCAATTGGCATTGAAAAAGCAAAATTATTATTAAAAAGAGGGTTGGCTTAA
- a CDS encoding DUF6629 family protein — MCFSSEASFTATVLLTATGIINLKLNNEKILFPLACTPFLFALQQASEGFIWIGETHPGFPQTFAKLAMLLFLSFAFLFWPVWIPFATWYAEKEKDKKFILFMILCLGILVSLISLAIVPKNSFRAEIVNGNLHYGISSPFAVNVQMFTILYVLSILLPCIVSSLKGMKLFGSLVAISVAVSHFIYYETFTSVWCFFAALISVSLIVVILANGKEESEEAQNIKEKF, encoded by the coding sequence ATGTGTTTTTCAAGCGAGGCTAGTTTTACAGCCACAGTTTTACTGACAGCCACCGGGATCATAAACTTAAAACTCAACAATGAAAAAATCCTCTTTCCGCTTGCTTGCACCCCCTTTCTATTTGCTCTTCAACAAGCTTCAGAAGGCTTTATTTGGATTGGAGAGACTCATCCGGGCTTTCCCCAAACGTTTGCCAAATTGGCAATGCTGCTATTTTTATCTTTCGCTTTTTTATTTTGGCCCGTCTGGATACCTTTTGCCACATGGTATGCGGAAAAAGAAAAAGACAAAAAATTTATTCTATTTATGATTTTATGTCTTGGAATCCTAGTCTCTTTAATAAGCCTTGCCATCGTTCCTAAAAATAGCTTCAGGGCGGAGATTGTAAATGGAAACTTGCATTATGGGATTTCAAGTCCGTTTGCTGTTAATGTTCAAATGTTTACCATTCTATATGTCTTAAGTATTTTGCTGCCTTGCATCGTTTCAAGTCTAAAAGGAATGAAACTTTTTGGCTCTTTGGTTGCGATCTCTGTTGCGGTTTCCCATTTCATATATTATGAAACCTTTACTTCGGTTTGGTGCTTTTTTGCCGCGTTAATTAGTGTGAGTTTGATTGTTGTCATTCTAGCCAATGGAAAAGAAGAGTCGGAAGAAGCGCAAAATATAAAAGAAAAATTCTAG
- a CDS encoding MFS transporter encodes MAKLWLSVLGPLFSLAILVTGGGFFTSFVSVALYNRDVSETIIGNIHACYFAGLIAGCLVLEKLIIRVGHIQSFAVFAFTTAVTILAQGIYFDSFFWGALRFIAGVCLAGVYIVIESWLLDRSSMVTRGRVLAVYLIAYYGAQAFGQIFFDWIDVDSNGPYFTASLIAALSVIPVFITQEKNPMKEDLTDEQSLFALYQKSPLGMIGSFFSGIILGSIFAFIPNVALELDLRISLFMGLTILGGTLWQWPIGKLSDKMDRQKLLIALSFLVLLPTFGLKLLDEISFVPYILAFILGGLTFTIYPLSVALVCDRVKQKGMTHIAGVLLLAYSIGATIGPLVASWIIAFLGASGLYYFIGVNALFLGLFGIKTLPKAFSDQKNNEEPSILEENF; translated from the coding sequence ATGGCTAAGCTTTGGCTTTCAGTCTTAGGCCCCCTCTTTAGTCTTGCAATATTAGTGACCGGCGGGGGCTTTTTTACAAGTTTTGTAAGTGTCGCTCTTTATAATAGGGACGTGTCTGAAACGATTATCGGAAATATACACGCTTGTTATTTTGCCGGATTAATCGCCGGCTGTCTTGTCCTTGAAAAGTTAATTATAAGGGTTGGGCACATTCAATCTTTTGCTGTTTTTGCCTTTACAACAGCCGTAACTATTTTAGCACAAGGAATTTACTTTGATTCCTTTTTTTGGGGCGCTCTTCGATTTATTGCAGGAGTCTGCTTGGCCGGAGTTTATATCGTTATTGAAAGCTGGCTTTTAGACAGAAGCTCGATGGTCACAAGAGGGCGTGTCTTAGCTGTTTATTTAATAGCCTACTATGGGGCTCAAGCCTTTGGACAAATCTTTTTTGATTGGATAGATGTCGATTCCAATGGGCCTTATTTTACAGCCTCTCTAATAGCGGCTCTTTCCGTTATACCCGTTTTTATCACTCAAGAAAAAAATCCAATGAAGGAAGACTTAACTGACGAACAATCTCTTTTTGCTCTCTATCAAAAATCGCCCTTAGGCATGATTGGTTCGTTTTTTTCCGGAATAATTCTTGGATCCATTTTCGCATTTATTCCAAATGTCGCCTTGGAGTTGGATTTAAGAATTTCACTCTTTATGGGATTAACTATCTTGGGTGGAACCCTATGGCAATGGCCGATTGGAAAGTTATCGGATAAAATGGATCGCCAAAAATTGCTTATCGCTCTCTCATTTCTTGTTCTTTTGCCAACCTTTGGACTTAAGTTATTGGATGAAATTAGCTTTGTTCCTTACATTCTAGCTTTTATTTTAGGCGGGCTAACCTTTACAATTTATCCTTTATCGGTAGCCCTTGTTTGCGATCGGGTGAAGCAAAAAGGGATGACACATATTGCTGGCGTCCTTTTGCTAGCTTACAGCATAGGCGCCACAATAGGCCCCCTTGTAGCTTCTTGGATAATAGCTTTTTTAGGGGCTTCCGGCCTTTACTACTTTATTGGGGTAAATGCATTATTTCTCGGGCTGTTTGGAATCAAAACGCTTCCAAAAGCCTTTTCGGATCAAAAAAATAACGAAGAACCCTCTATTTTAGAAGAAAACTTCTAG